In Metarhizium brunneum chromosome 3, complete sequence, a genomic segment contains:
- the hxnY gene encoding 2-oxoglutarate-Fe(II) type oxidoreductase hxnY — protein sequence MPIYTRSFDRRKEEIKKQLLEAAEVTGFFTLVDHGITIDEIEAQFRAAENFFTLPAKVKDKVRHDPRTNNGWEYKAQLRPSTGAYDQKESLWLMRNSQWPSNQDVPNFRGTTTRFMAKCASISGQVSLGFDEDYLVTANDPTQPDCISQLRLLHYPAADNASGTWRAGAHTDIGCLTLLFQRDKQDGLEICTGRDSHTGFDVGDSFTPIPAHTGPIVVNIGDMLMAWSDDRLKSNFHRVRAREIGYSPPRYSIAYFNQARRGIIVQGPPKEVGISYTLSHGFKDHASLLAVKCLRTRKWASKAAKSERGETLTLPILRRLDMQAVLLSPRDDASEWSAVLPVSSLKLTTAVDFC from the exons atgcctatttatacaagaa GCTTTGACCGCCGCAAAGAAGAAATCAAGAAGCAGCTTCTCGAAGCTGCCGAGGTGACTGGATTTTTCACCCTGGTCGACCATGGCATCACTATAGATGAGATTGAGGCTCAATTCCGAGCTGCCGAGAATTTCTTCACTCTACCGGCCAAAGTCAAGGATAAAGTCCGTCATGATCCCCGGACGAACAACGGCTGGGAGTACAAA GCTCAGCTGCGGCCCAGTACAGGCGCCTACGACCAGAAAGAGTCTCTGTGGTTGATGCGAAATTCACAGTGGCCCAGCAATCAGGACGTGCCCAACTTTCGCGGAACCACGACGCGATTCATGGCCAAGTGCGCCTCCATTTCTGGCCAAGTCT CTCTCGGTTTCGACGAAGACTACCTGGTGACGGCCAACGATCCCACCCAGCCCGACTGCATCAGCCAGTTGCGACTCCTCCATTACCCGGCGGCAGACAACGCCTCGGGCACCTGGAGGGCCGGTGCGCACACAGACATAGGATGTCTCACGCTGCTGTTCCAGCGAGACAAGCAAGATGGTCTGGAGATCTGCACCGGCCGAGATTCACACACTGGTTTCGACGTGGGTGACTCGTTCACGCCCATACCGGCTCACACAGGGCCGATTGTAGTCAACATTGGCGACATGCTAA TGGCGTGGTCCGATGACCGTCTCAAGTCCAACTTTCACCGTGTGCGTGCCAGGGAAATTGGTTACTCGCCGCCGCGGTACTCAATCGCCTACTTTAACCAAGCTCGTCGTGGCATTATTGTACAAGGCCCCCCGAAAGAAGTA GGCATCTCTTACACATTGAGCCATGGATTCAAGGACCATGCATCGTTGCTCGCCGTCAAATGTCTCCGGACTAGAAAGTGGGCGAGTAAAGCAGCAAAGTCGGAGCGAGGTGAGACACTCACACTTCCCATTCTGCGGCGCCTAGATATGCAGGCAGTTTTATTGAGTCCCCGAGACGATGCATCAGAGTGGTCAGCCGTCTTGCCTGTCTCGTCACTCAAACTCACTACCGCAGTCGACTTTTGCTAA
- the OpS4_1 gene encoding FAD-dependent monooxygenase OpS4 — MKVIIVGAGIAGLSLAISLTRHNHQVVLVESAPQLAELGAGVQLTPQAIKYLFKWGLKDDLLAESIVPDCMYIRHYQDGRLLGTIPVDQMAARYGAPYIVVHRAVLHSILHKHAADGGAEIRTGARVVTYDFAAGAVELHTGERLEADIVVAADGINSLARQQLLGASDPGSRPTGWAAFRMSVEMGRVRDDPVLAHVTGLESGSSNFWIAPHRSCMTYLVKGGTMLNIVLSHRDDVDTRGFSLEQYKQTVDEQFRNFDTPGGASVRRLLDLSGPEISNYPVYEVPPLPKWVHSSGRFTLMGDAAHAMAFYMSMGVSLAVEDATALATALNFVEAKANSKAHGSAPTLASCAGKEILRKVMHGFQKVRMRRVLAVQRASLYAGDTLHVEDGDKRVALYEALRQSDKAFLQPPMDPNQIVEHTIQIVPGEPERCGLGGISDKATRDWCYDFDADGDVLSAIEMADV; from the exons ATGAAGGTCATCATTGTCGGCGCAGGCATCGCCGGGCTCTCCCTAGCCATTTCCCTCACAAGACACAACCACCAAGTCGTACTGGTAGAGTCAGCACCGCAGTTGGCAGAACTCGGCGCCGGAGTACAATTGACTCCGCAAGCCATCAAGTATCTATTCAAATGGGGCCTCAAGGACGACTTGCTGGCCGAGTCCATCGTCCCCGACTGCATGTACATTCGGCACTACCAAGACGGCCGTCTCCTCGGCACCATACCCGTCGATCAAATGGCCGCGCGGTACGGCGCACCCTACATCGTCGTCCACCGCGCCGTATTGCACTCCATCCTGCACAAGCACGCGGCCGACGGCGGAGCAGAAATCAGGACAGGCGCCCGAGTTGTCACGTacgactttgccgccggcgcagTCGAGCTCCATACGGGCGAGAGGCTCGAGGCAGACATTGTTGTTGCCGCTGACG GCATCAACTCGCTTGCGCGGCAGCAGCTGCTGGGCGCTTCGGATCCCGGCAGTCGCCCGACGGGATGGGCTGCGTTTAGAATGTCTGTGGAGATGGGCAGAGTCCGAGACGACCCTGTGCTTGCGCACGTCACGGGCTTGGAGTCTGGAAGCTCAAATTTTTGGATCGCGCCGCATAGGTCGTGCATGACGTATCTTGTCAAAGGGGGGACCATGCTCAACATTGTCTTGTCGCATAGGGATGATGTCGACACAAGAGGCTTCTCGCTGGAGCAATACAAGCAAACTGTTGACGAGCAGTTTCGAAACTTTGACACACC CGGGGGGGCTAGTGTTCGCAGATTGTTAGACTTGTCAGGTCCAGAGATTAGCAACTATCCCGTTTACGAGGTTCCGCCGCTTCCAAAATGGGTGCATTCGTCGGGCCGCTTCACCTTGATGGGAGACGCAGCGCACGCCATGGCCTTTTATATGTCCATGGGCGTGAGCCTCGCCGTGGAAGATGCGACTGCCCTTGCTACGGCGTTGAATTtcgtcgaggccaaggccaactcCAAGGCGCACGGGTCGGCTCCAACACTGGCAAGTTGTGCAGGCAAGGAGATTCTAAGAAAGGTAATGCATGGGTTTCAAAAGGTTCGTATGAGGCGGGTATTGGCTGTGCAAAGGGCTAGCCTGTATGCCGGCGACACGCTTCACGTGGAGGACGGTGACAAGAGGGTGGCGCTGTATGAAGCCTTGCGACAATCGGACAAGGCCTTTTTGCAGCCGCCCATGGACCCAAACCAGATCGTCGAGCATACTATTCAAATTGTTCCTGGTGAGCCG
- the ylo-1 gene encoding Beta-apo-4'-carotenal oxygenase: MSYSSEAQVDEAFNAVSNTFKSNATKPLEWRIRQLRKTWWMLEDNRERIVTALNQDLNKHRQETLPVDVAGIQNACLEALANIKEWTKDEKPRRTDPFNLLGGARIRKEPKGVTLIISAWNYPFMELFEPMLSAIAAGCTTILKPSELAPASERLIAEIVPKYLDQGAIRVVTAGPKQMNYLLERKWDHIFFTGSTAVGKIIYAKAAPNLTTVTLELGGRGPAIVTPSADIDLAAKRIANAKFMNAGQICVGVNHVFVDPSVKQKFIAALSKYFDEYRSGQSRQPAYATRIVNERHYKRLDNLLEKTQGKIVYGGDRNPETRFFAPTIVDGVSTDDSLLSEELFGPILPILDATLEQAINYTVQHDHPLALYGFTSSQADKDKILRLTNSGGVCFNDAILHMLVKDAPFGGVGASGMGAYHGPFGFKEFTHLRTVVNVPAWMELLLKVRYAPYTDKKAAAMVRSTGAKTSVPFDRNGNDVTSLAGLLTKSAIAVLFFALLKWKGWSVTDLIASVKGK; the protein is encoded by the exons ATGTCGTACAGCTCCGAGGCTCAGGTCGACGAG GCCTTCAACGCCGTCTCCAATACCTTCAAGTCCAACGCCACCAAACCACTCGAATGGCGCATCAGGCAGCTCCGCAAGACGTGGTGGATGCTCGAAGACAACCGTGAGCGCATCGTGACGGCCCTCAACCAAGATCTCAACAAGCACCGTCAAGAAACCCTCcccgtcgacgtcgccggcatcCAGAACGCCTGCCTCGAAGCCCTCGCCAACATCAAAGAATGGACCAAGGACGAGAAGCCCCGACGAACCGACCCCTTCAACTTGTTGGGCGGAGCGCGCATCCGCAAGGAACCCAAGGGCGTAACCCTCATCATTTCAGCCTGGAACTATCCCTTCATGGAGCTCTTTGAGCCCATGCTCtccgccattgccgccggtTGCACCACTATCCTCAAGCCCAGCGAGTTGGCGCCCGCGTCTGAGAGGCTGATTGCCGAGATTGTGCCCAAGTACCTCGACCAGGGCGCCATTCGAGTCGTCACCGCGGGGCCGAAGCAAATGAATTATCTGCTGGAGCGCAAGTGGGATcacatcttcttcactggCTCGACCGCCGTGGGCAAGATCATTTATGCCAAGGCCGCGCCGAATTTGACGACGGTGACGCTGGAGTTGGGCGGCCGGGGACCGGCCATTGTGACGCCTTCAGCAGATATCGATTTGGCCGCCAAGAGAATTGCAAATGCGAAATTCATGAATGCCGGACAG ATCTGCGTCGGCGTCAACCATGTCTTTGTCGATCCATCCGTCAAGCAAAAGTTCATCGCCGCCCTGAGCAAGTACTTTGACGAATACCGCTCTGGCCAGTCCCGGCAGCCAGCCTATGCCACGCGCATCGTCAACGAGCGCCACTACAAGCGTCTCGACAACCTTCTCGAAAAGACACAGGGCAAAATCGTCTACGGCGGCGACCGCAACCCCGAGACACGCTTCTTCGCACCCACCattgtcgacggcgtctcCACTGACGACTCACTCCTCTCCGAGGAGCTCTTCGGCCCCATCCTGCCCATCCTGGACGCTACCCTCGAGCAGGCCATCAACTACACCGTCCAGCATGACCACCCCCTCGCCCTGTACGGCTTCACCTCCTCACaagccgacaaggacaagatccTGCGTCTGACAAACTCGGGCGGCGTGTGCTTCAACGACGCCATCCTGCACATGCTCGTCAAGGATGCTCcctttggcggcgtcggggcgTCTGGCATGGGCGCGTACCATGGTCCCTTTGGCTTCAAGGAGTTTACGCACCTGCGAACTGTGGTCAATGTCCCCGCGTGGATGGAGTTGCTTCTCAAGGTCCGATACGCGCCCTATACCGACAAGAAGGCCGCTGCCATGGTGCGATCTACGGGCGCCAAGACCAGTGTGCCATTTGACAGGAACGGCAACGACGTGACTAGCCTGGCGGGATTGTTGACAAAGTCTGCCATCGCCGTGCTGTTCTTTGCGCTGTTGAAGTGGAAGGGCTGGTCGGTGACGGATTTGATTGCGAGCGTCAAGGGGAAATAG